A window of the Cannabis sativa cultivar Pink pepper isolate KNU-18-1 chromosome X, ASM2916894v1, whole genome shotgun sequence genome harbors these coding sequences:
- the LOC115708514 gene encoding mitochondrial import inner membrane translocase subunit TIM14-2 isoform X1: MTSALMAGIAVAAAAYAGRYSILAWQAFKARPPSAKLRKFYEGGFQPVMNRREAALILGVRERTPTEKVREAHRRVMVANHPDAGGSHYLASKINEAKDILLGKTKGGGSAF; encoded by the exons ATG ACTTCAGCATTGATGGCAGGAATTGCAGTAGCTGCTGCAGCATATGCTGGTAGATACAGCATTCTGGCTTGGCAGGCCTTCAAAGCAAGACCACCCTCTGCAAAACTACGAAAATTTTATGAAGGTGGTTTTCAACCTGTTATGAACCGAAGAGAGGCGGCTCTAATACTTGGAGTCAG GGAAAGAACTCCAACAGAAAAGGTTAGGGAAGCACATAGAAGGGTGATGGTTGCAAACCATCCAGATGCCGGTGGTAGCCATTACCTTGCATCGAAAATCAATGAAGCCAAAGATATCTTGCTTGGGAAAACCAAGGGTGGTGGTTCTGCCTTTTGA
- the LOC115708267 gene encoding 2-alkenal reductase (NADP(+)-dependent) — protein sequence MEVINRYVTIKSEINGSPKETDFEIKCSSISVEVGSKDVVLKNLYVSIDPYQINRFKTHSPSSQNSTTNAMAISPGQIISAYGVAKVVASGNDEFEKDDLVVGMICWGEYSVFKGDQSMFRKLNPMALEFPLSHQVGLFGFSGLTAYCGLFEVSKPKKGEKVFVSTASGSVGHLVGQYAKQFGCYVVGCAGTKEKVALLKEKLGFDDAFNYKDQPNLKSTIKKYFPDGIDIYFDNVGGEMLEAAIANMKHFGRVAACGVISEYTNTNNRASLNMVDIIYKRIKIQGFLVSDFVDMFPDSISFTMNHLRNGSLKTLEDISIGLDTIPKAFIGLFQGTNIGKKIVKLANE from the exons atggaagTAATAAACAGATATGTTACAATTAAGAGTGAGATTAATGGGAGTCCAAAAGAGACAGATTTTGAGATTAAGTGTTCAAGTATAAGTGTTGAGGTTGGTTCAAAGGATGTCGTTTTGAAGAATCTGTATGTGTCAATTGACCCATATCAGATTAATCGCTTCAAAACTCACAGTCCAAGCTCTCAAAACAGCACAACTAATGCAATGGCCATATCTCCCGGTCag ATTATTAGTGCTTATGGGGTGGCTAAAGTAGTGGCTAGTGGAAATGATGAGTTTGAGAAGGATGATTTGGTGGTGGGAATGATTTGTTGGGGAGAGTATAGTGTCTTCAAAGGAGACCAATCCATGTTCAGGAAACTCAACCCAATGGCTTTGGAGTTTCCATTATCCCATCAAGTTGGACTTTTTG ggtttagtgGATTGACAGCTTATTGTGGGCTATTTGAAGTGAGCAAACCTAAAAAGGGTGAGAAAGTATTTGTGTCAACAGCTTCTGGGTCAGTAGGCCACTTGGTTGGCCAATATGCTAAACAATTTGGTTGTTATGTTGTTGGTTGTGCTGGCACTAAAGAAAAG GTTGCATTACTAAAGGAAAAACTTGGTTTTGACGACGCATTCAACTACAAGGACCAACCTAACTTAAAATCAACAATCAAAAA GTACTTTCCGGATGGAATAGATATTTACTTTGACAATGTTGGAGGTGAGATGCTTGAAGCAGCAATTGCTAACATGAAACACTTTGGACGAGTTGCAGCTTGTGGAGTGATATCTGAGTacacaaacacaaacaatcGTGCTTCACTAAATATGGTCGATATTATTTACAAGAGAATCAAAATTCAAGGATTTTTGGTGTCTGATTTTGTAGATATGTTTCCAGATTCTATTTCATTCACCATGAATCATCTTCGTAATGGTAGTCTCAAGACACTTGAAGACATTTCAATTGGTTTGGACACCATTCCAAAAGCTTTTATTGGACTCTTTCAAGGTACCAACATTGGCAAGAAGATTGTGAAACTAGCAAACGAATGA
- the LOC115708514 gene encoding mitochondrial import inner membrane translocase subunit TIM14-1 isoform X2 — protein MAGIAVAAAAYAGRYSILAWQAFKARPPSAKLRKFYEGGFQPVMNRREAALILGVRERTPTEKVREAHRRVMVANHPDAGGSHYLASKINEAKDILLGKTKGGGSAF, from the exons ATGGCAGGAATTGCAGTAGCTGCTGCAGCATATGCTGGTAGATACAGCATTCTGGCTTGGCAGGCCTTCAAAGCAAGACCACCCTCTGCAAAACTACGAAAATTTTATGAAGGTGGTTTTCAACCTGTTATGAACCGAAGAGAGGCGGCTCTAATACTTGGAGTCAG GGAAAGAACTCCAACAGAAAAGGTTAGGGAAGCACATAGAAGGGTGATGGTTGCAAACCATCCAGATGCCGGTGGTAGCCATTACCTTGCATCGAAAATCAATGAAGCCAAAGATATCTTGCTTGGGAAAACCAAGGGTGGTGGTTCTGCCTTTTGA
- the LOC133032616 gene encoding uncharacterized protein LOC133032616 — MVELRRDKLIQFEDGLLLVVDEAAIYRQVLGEGKYGWLRGLGPTPGKKISVELSSKHKEIEEERLDKLEKIIEDLRKDQDNNVARIVQENMKIFYESQQGRLLEERSSESPIRIPSMDKQNSFFTQLEPSKEKDQPSSSQKPTKSSSNLEEVRDSPIKFEIPKDTPKGVKAALLAVRFIKASHTFSMVMDPEILDNDEYLHISPIDVIHLGTMKRIGAACIVFYIRILHEKLVKANRAQYFRFFHPILALDSCQAQNAMTMADRMEGTEAGQFWLLSVNTGDHWMLAIIDVLRETCYWLDSIGLPPPNKIKSLMAMTFDYYNASSNRQPKKSGITWKSIKCPQQISDFECGYYVMRYMREFCMNSRPINWLTTQWNGKKTYTKQEIDEIRLEWADQFLEEITEDGVL, encoded by the exons ATGGTTGAGTTGCGACGAGACAAACTTATTCAATTTGAAGATGGCTTGCTACTAGTAGTTGATgaggctgctatatataggcaGGTGTTAGGTGAAGGAAAATACGGTTGGTTACGAGGTTTAGGTCCTACACCTGGAAAAAAGATCTCAGTGGAATTATCATCCAAACATAAAGAGATTGAAGAAGAACGTTTGGACAAATTAGAGAAAATCATTGAAGATCTAAGGAAGGATCAAGATAATAATGTTGCAAGAATCGTTCaagagaatatgaaaatattctaTGAATCACAACAAGGCAGATTATTAGAGGAACGATCATCAGAGTCACCAATCAGAATTCCATCAATG gATAAACAAAATAGTTTTTTCACGCAACTGGAGCCAAGTAAAGAAAAAGATCAACCCTCATCTTCACAAAAACCCACTAAATCGTCCTCAAATTTAGAAGAAGTGCGAGATTCTCCAATTAAATTTGAGATTCCTAAGGACACTCCAAAGGGTGTAAAAGCTGCATTACTAGCTGTTCGATTTATAAAAGCTTCACACACTTTTTCCATGGTCATGGACCCAGAAATTTTGGATAATGATGAATATTTACATATTTCACCTATTGATGTAATTCATCTAGGCACTATGAAACGGATTGGAGCTGCTTGCATAGTATTTTACATTAG GATCTTACATGAAAAGTTGGTGAAGGCAAATCGAGCACAATATTTTCGTTTCTTTCATCCAATTTTAGCTTTGGATTCATGTCAAGCACAAAATGCAATGACAATGGCAGATCGCATGGAAGGAACAGAAGCAGGACAATTTTGGTTGCTTTCTGTTAATACTGG AGACCATTGGATGCTAGCAATTATTGATGTATTGCGTGAAACATGTTATTGGCTTGACTCAATTGGATTACCCCcgcctaataaaattaaatctctAATGGCAAT GACTTTTGATTACTACAATGCTTCCAGTAATAGGCAGCCAAAAAAGTCTGGCATTACATGGAAATCTATAAAA TGTCCTCAACAAATATCGGATTTTGAGTGTGGATATTATGTAATGAGATACATGCGTGaattttgcatgaattctagACCTATCAATTGGCTAACCACTCaa TGGAATGGGAAAAAAACTTATACAAAAcaagaaattgatgaaattcgTTTGGAATGGGCTGACCAATTTTTAGAAGAAATTACAGAAGATGGAGTGCTTTAA